Below is a genomic region from Ascaphus truei isolate aAscTru1 chromosome 5, aAscTru1.hap1, whole genome shotgun sequence.
AAACACAAGGAATCGAGGGTGGGAAATGTAAACAAATTGACTTGACACTGGGGCATCCACCAGTTGATGTGCTCTCTCTCCGTCCCATCGCCTACACAGGGCGAGTAGCCACCCAGCATTGAAGGTGCGTGTACATGGGAGCAGAGCGGTGCTGGCCACATCTCCTTTCACAATAGAACCGGGAAGCGCCTCATTACCACCACGGGCTGCAGGTTTACCCGCAATATCTTCTGCGCCCTCCTACGGGCTGCCGCCACCATCGCCTCGCAGGACACATCCTTGACCCGTATGGTGGGGAAGGTAGTCAGCTTGGGAGTAGCAGCCGCCCAGATCTCCTCCAGGGGCTTGCCCATGTAGAACATGCCCGGGACCTCAGAGGGAGTCGGGCTGCTACAGCCGCTGCCGCCGCTCGTGCTGCTGCCGCCGCTGGATTCCCCGGCGCTGCCGGCTCTGCCCCGTCGCCGCTTTCGGCTCCTGAACgtcagcccccctctcctcttcctcttcgGATTCCTCGGCGGGGCGGCCGCCGCTTGTTTGCCTGGGGGTTTCTGGCGGGGAAGGTCGCTGGGGTCGGGCACCACGGAGCGGCAGGACGAGTAGCCGTAGACGTCCTTGCTGCGCAGGATGACCGGGGAGAAGTCACGCTTGAGGCTGCACAAGAAGTTCCACAGCTCCGTGTCCGAGCTCATGAAGTGCTTGGACTCCGGCACGAACACGGAGAACGCGTCTTCCAACGGCTTGGTGGTCGAGAACTGGAGCTGCGAACGCGAATACACAACTTTTTCCTCCTCCATCTTCCCTTTTGCCCGGCAGAACCTCCCGGCGTCTTTTGTTTCTTTTAAGGCTGGTGGATGTCAAACAGTtaaaggtggaggaggaggaggaggagaagaaaaaaaacttaAGCGCTGCCCAGATTCGAAGTGCCGCCGCCGACGCCCCCCTTCTGGCCGTCTGATTTAAAGCAGGGAGCCTCCAATGCAATGCCGAAATCAAAATGGCTTCTTTCAACGGCCCCTTACCGTTGGCTATATAACGGCTTCTTTGAAATACGCCACGCGCAGGCTCCGCCCCCTCTTTTGGAATCCAGCGCCGGTGATTGGCTAGGGCCTTTTCACATCACGCACCGATTGGACGGCAAGGGGCGGCCGGGGGTGTGAAGGGGTGGTGTCTGAGGTGGAGCAATGGATGGAGAACCCCAACCAAGTCTTGCCAATGTCGGCCATATTGTTGTTGTAGATTGAGATACTTTTGTGTAACTGTGCGTTTTAGGAAGTTGTGCTTGAGTTACAAAATAAGTGGAAACGCTTATGTATCACATTGTATAGACTTTTGGGGGGTTAGGTATTAAAGTCTCAGCTGAAAAACTGGAACAAAAAAGGAGTCATAACTGCTATACATGTatcagaggggaaaaaaagcccATTGCTGTAtatgggtagggtgaccagatttgcaAAGTAAAAAAcgatacatattaaaaaattagAATAGAGTTAGTGCGCGTGGACTAGTGTGTGTTCTACTATC
It encodes:
- the CCDC71L gene encoding coiled-coil domain-containing protein 71L, whose protein sequence is MEEEKVVYSRSQLQFSTTKPLEDAFSVFVPESKHFMSSDTELWNFLCSLKRDFSPVILRSKDVYGYSSCRSVVPDPSDLPRQKPPGKQAAAAPPRNPKRKRRGGLTFRSRKRRRGRAGSAGESSGGSSTSGGSGCSSPTPSEVPGMFYMGKPLEEIWAAATPKLTTFPTIRVKDVSCEAMVAAARRRAQKILRVNLQPVVVMRRFPVLL